The Pirellulales bacterium genomic interval CGTGTCATTACGGTGCGTTTGCCGAAGAGCCTGCACGAAGCGCTTCGCGCCGAGGCCCATAACCGTCAGACCAGCATGAATCAGCTTTGCATTTCGAAGCTGTTGCAGATCATCGATCAGCAGTTCGTGCCCGCCGAGGTGTGAGGGAAAGGCTGTGAGGCTGTGAGGCTGTGAGGCTGTGAGGCTATGAGGCTATGAGGCTGTGAGGTGGAAGGACGCGCAAGCGTCCGCCGTGTGTCTTCGTACCTCAAGCCTCACAGTCTCCAGCCTCACAGCCTGTTTTAGAAAGATTCGGAGCAGACCTATAAGCCGGGTTCTGTGCGCGGCGACGGTTGCCGCTGCGCGATGGCCATTTTTCTAGGGCGCCGATTGCTCGGCGTCTCGAGCAGCCTACCCGGAAGTCGATAGCGGACCGGATCGGCCCGCCCGCCGGCGCATGCGCCGGCAGTTGCTCCCTGTTTGGCCTTGCTCCCGGTGGGGTTTGCCAAGCCAAGCCGGTTGCCCGGCCTGCTGGTGAGCTCTTACCTCGCCGTTTCACCCTTACCGCGCGCCCGCGGGCGCGCGGCGGTTTGCTTTCTGTTGCACTTTCCCGGGCCTTGCGGCCGGTGGGCATTACCCACCACCGTATCCTGGGGAGCCCGGACTTTCCTCCCGCCGCGAATCGCTTGGCCGAAGCCAAACGCCCGCGGCCGGCGGCCATCCGGTCTGCTCCGAATCCAAAGTCCACACTAGCGGCGAAGAGATGGCAATACAAGCGCGGGCCGGTTCGAACAGGATCGGGCCCCGGGCGAAACCGCAAGCGAGCTCCAAAACCGTTTGAGAAAGAAGCTCGCTTGCGGTTTCGCGCGTGGGCGGCAGAATATCGCGCTCGCCGTCAACCGGCCGCTTGCCAGAGCTTGCCTTGCCACGTGTCGCGGCGCGAAAGCTCTGCATCGACGGCCATTCGCACGGCCGGTTTATCGAGGCACCACGCCGGACCGATGAAATAGTCGGGCGGCGCGTCGCCGCTGATCCGCTCGACCACGCAGTCCGGCGGCAGAAGCTCCAAGAAATCGACCAGCGCTTGAATGTATTCGGCCCGCTCGATTAGCTGCACCTCGCCGCGAGCCACTTGCTCGGCCAACGGTGTGTTCTTCACGGCATACAGGTTGTGAATCTTCACCGAGTCGGGCCGCAGCCGAGCCAACTCGCGCGCGGTCGCGAGCATGTCGGCGTGCGATTCGCCGGGAAGGCCGAGAATTACATGCACGCAGATCTCGAAGCCCCGGCCGCGGCTGCGGGCCATCGCCTCGAGAAACGCATCGTGATGATGCCCGCGATTCATCCAGTCGAGCGACCGATCATGGATCGTCTGCATTCCATATTCGACGGAGAGGTAGGTGCGGCTGGAAATTTCGGTCAGCAACTCGAGCACTTCGTCGGGCACGCAATCGGGCCGGGTGCCAATGGCCATCCCGACGACTTGTGGATGTGCGATCGCCGATTCGTAGAGCGATCGCAGGCGGGCGACGGGGGCATAGGTGTTCGTGGCCGGCTGGAAGTAGGCCAGAAATTTTTCGACGCCGAACCACCGCCCGACCCGCCGCATTCCCTCTTCAAGCTGCCCTTCGATCGTTTGCCTCGGCAGACGCCGGCTGGGGCTGAAGCTGCGGTTGTCGCAGAAGGTGCAGCCGCCGCGAGCCACGGTGCCGTCGACGTTCGGGCAAGTCAGCCCCGCATCAAGGCTAACCTTGTGTACCCGGCAGCCGAACCGCCGGCGCAGGAAATAGTTGTAGGCGTAATATCGCAGCCCCGCCGCCCGCCAGTCGGAATCATTCTGCACGGAGATGGACATGGGGCTTAATTTGACGACACGCCACGGTGGGCTTAGGATTAGCGTTTGGTTAGGAATCGTCGCCAGGGGGGCCACGTCTCGCTCATCTTAGCGCGGCTGTCGTCCGCCAACAAGCATGTGCCCACAATGCCGTGGACATGCGACTCGACCGAGTGGCGATGCCTCGACCGAAAAGCGGCGCCATCCTCATCCCTAACACCCCGGGCTGCGAATCATCATGTTCGGCGAGTTGCAACCTATCGGCGGCGGAGATTCGATTCCATTGATGAAGCGAACGCTTCTAGTCGGGCGACGCGAAAGCTGCGACATCGTGCTCCGCTTTGCGAACGTGTCGGCACACCACTGCCAATTGAACGTCAACGGCGGCTATTGGTATATCAAAGACATGAAGAGCCGCAATGGCGTCAAGGTGAACGGCACGCGGATCACCGAAAAGCGGCTCGACCCGGGCGACGAGCTTTCGGTGGCCAAGCACAGCTACATCATCAACTATTCGCCGATGGAGTTGGGCGCGATCGGTCCGCCGCCCGTGGAGAATTTGCCGAACGACATCCTTTCGAAGTCGCTGCTGGAACGGGCCGGCCTGTCGCACAAGCCATTGCCGCGGCCGGAGCGCAAACCTCCGCGCCCCACCGACGATCGCAAGCGATACAATATATCTAGCGACGGTATCCAGCAGATTAAGGACCCGAACCGGCCGGTCTGACGATTCGCGATTGAAGGGGTCAGGCACATTTTTCGGCTGAAGCGTCGATCGCAGTTCACGTCGCCATGTGCCGAAAAATGAGCCAGACCCCGACCCGTGGACCGCTACCCGGATGGCGAAGAAGCAGAAAAAGATTCGGGCCGATTTCCGCAAGAACCGCTCGGTGCGCACTCGCCCAAGCGATCTGACTCGCCGCTTCGATGCCGACGAGGAGAAAACTCTCGATGCCGCCAGCCAAGAACGGATCAGTGGCAAAGGCGATCTGACGCGCAAGCGAACCGTCGTCGGCGAGGTCGGCGAGGAGAAGGGTGGCTTCGCGGTTCAACCGGCCGTCGACGAAGCGGTCTGCCATCGGGGCCGAGTGCTTTCCGTCCATGGGCTCACCAGCACCGTGCAGTCCGACGACGGCCGATTGCACCAATGCGCGACGCGGCGGTTGCTGAAAACTTTGAGCACCGACCAGCGCCATGTGGTCGTGGCCGGCGACCGGGTGGCGTTTCGCATCGATCGCTCAGGCGATGGGATCATCGAGCGGGTCGAGCCGCGGCATGGCGTGTTGGCCCGCAGCAGCCGTGGCCGGCAACATATCTTGGTCGCCAACGTCGATCAGATTCTCATTATCTCAAGCGCCGCCGAGCCGCGGCTCAAGCCGCATCTGATCGATCGCTTTCTGATCACGGCTGAGCAAAATCGCATCCGGCCGGTGCTGTGTATAAACAAGGTCGATCTCGTCGATCGGGCCGATTTGCAACCGTTGGTGGGCGTTTACAGCCGCATGGGATACCGGGTGCTGCTGGTTTCCGCGGCGACGGGATTCGGCGTCGATCGATTGCAAGCCTTGGTCGGTGGGCGGGCCAGCGTCGTGGTGGGGCAAAGCGGCGTCGGGAAATCGTCGCTGCTCAACGCCATTCAACCGCAGTTGCACTTGCGCGTGGCGGCGGTCAGCGCCGAATCGCAAAAAGGGCGGCACACGACGACCACGTCCGAATTGATCCCGCTCTCCCCCGGCAGCTACGTGATCGATACGCCGGGCATCCGGCAGTTTCAGCTTTGGGATGTCGTGCCGGAAGAGATCGGCGGCTGGATGCGCGATCTGCGACCGTATGTGAGTCGTTGCAAGTTTCCCAACTGTACGCACACGCATGAAGCCGGCTGCGCGGTGAAAGACGCCGTGGCCGATGGGCGGCTCGACACGCGGCGTTATGAAAGCTATTGCCAACTCTTCGCCGGCGACGACGCCTGACGAACCACAAGCCCGAAGCGCAAGCGAGGAAAACACAAGCCCGAAGCGCAAGCGAGGGACTCTCGGCGATCCACGCGCGGAAGAATAGCGAGCGCAACGCTCTATTGCACTTCTTCCTCGCTAACGCTTCGGGCTAGTGTGTGAAACGCCTTGGGCTTAGTGACTTTCTTGCTGGCGCTTTGGGCTCGCGCGCAGGGGTTACATCTGGGCGATTCGCTGCGCGAAATCTTCCGCCATCGTCCGGACACGGCGAATCACTTGGCCCAAGATCACTCCCGCGAGCGCCAACGCCACAAGCACGATCAATTGATAATACCGCGGCACGGTCATCACTTCGGCCCGTTCCGCACTGACAAAATAATCGGCGTAGCCAACCAAGAACAAATAGCCGGCCATCGATCCGGCCATCGCCAGCCACACGAGCGGCAAGCTCAATCGCAGCGCGGCCAACGCAATCACCAGAAAATAAACCACCACCAGCGGGCTTCGCGGACCATTTGCGATCGTCAGCACCGCGGTCAACAACACCAAATCGCAACTGGTCGTGATGAATTTCATCGCGGCGGGAAAATATTGCCTGCGCAGGCAGACCAGCGTTGACAACGCGACCATCGTCCAGGCGACAGCCAGCGCGGTGACGGCCGCGTGAAACCGATCATCGCTCACCCGCGGCAACTCGAGCGCGCCGATTCGCCCGCCGCGGTTGATCAATTCCACGACGTAAAAAGCCGCGATACCAACGATCCGCAGCAAGTTTGCCCGGGCCTCGGCTTCATATTGGTGCCAGCGGCTGACAATAAACCATTGCCGATCGTGCGGAGTGCCGGCGGGGATCGGATCAATCGTGGTCATGTTTGGCTCTGCGGCTAAACGAAAGCAGCGATAATTCGCCTTTGCTGGCGATCAGCACGCTAGCCCGAAGCGTAAGCGAGGACGGCCGAGCACAGCGGCATCCGTCGGCCGTTGATCCCGTGCTAACGCTTCGGGCTTAGTGTGTTGAGACAAAGCGAGCTGTGCTCTCGCCCGCTGCCGGTTCATCGCGTTCCCTTCGGGTCGCTCGTGTAGCATTACAGCATACGCCGAGCAAGCCTTCAACGCGGATTGGTTGTTTCAGCGATCGCCGCTCATTCGTGGCAGGCCACCGGTTCGCAATCGCGTTGTTCAGCCTAGAGATGCTGTCACGCTAGCGTGCGGTATGGATGGTGCGCGCCGCTTGACGCCGCGGTTGGCCGCAAGCGAAGATGAGGCCGTGCGGCTTCCCGCGCACGTTGTAGGAGCGAGCGGCTACACCGTTTTGCTTGACCCCGGCACGTTCGATTTTTGAATTTCTGTCCAGGAGATTTCTGCCATGCGCCGCCCCCACGGATCGCTCGAAATTGGCTTGCGTGCTTTCGGAGTTTTTGGAACCGCGCTGTTGGCCACAGGGCTATTGCTCGTCGCCGGCGCAAGAACGGCGAAGGCCGACGACGCTAAGCCCGACGAAGCGAAGGATTCAAAGGCCGCCAAGCCGGTGCAGTTGGCGGTAATTGAGTTGAGCGGCTCTTATCCGGAAGGAGCAGGGGAGGCTGGCCTGTTCGGCGAAGTCTCGGAAAATTTGAATCGGATCATCGAGCGCATCGACCAGGCGGGAAAGGACGAAAAGATCTCGGGCTTGATCCTGGAATTTCGCGATCTCGAGCTCGGCCGCGGAAAGGCCCATGAAATGCGTGCGGCGATCGCCCGGGTCCGTAAATCGGGCAAGAAGGTGTATGCCGATCTGCGCTCCGGCGAGGCGAGCGACTATCTGCTCGCGTCGGCATGCGACGAAATCGTCATGCCCGAAAGCGGAACGCTGGCGGTGGCAGGCGTGCGGGCGGAAGTCACGTTTTTCAAAGACTTGCTCGACAAACTCGGCATCCAAGCAGAAATCTTGCAAAAAGGCGCCTACAAGGGAACCGGTGAAATCTTTACGCGCAGCGGAATGAGCCGCGAATTTCGCGAAGATATCGATTCGCTCGTCGACGATTTTTATACCCAATTGATCGACACCATCGCCAGCGACCGAAAGCTGGATCGAGGCCGCGTCAAGGATCTCGTCGATCAGGGTATCTTTTCGGCGACCGATGCCAAAGCGGCCGGACTGATCGATCGTGTCGCCTACCGCGACCAATTGATCGACGAACTGAAGAAATCGATGCAGGCCAGCGAAATCAAGTTGGTCGAGAACTACGGCAAGAAAAAGCTCGATGAAGATTTCTCGGGCTTCAACGGATTCCTGAAACTGATGCAAATGCTCACCGGAAACGAGCCCTCGCAAACGAGCGGCAAGAATCCGAAGATCGCGGTGATTTATGCCGTCGGCGAGATCGTCGATGGCAAGGGAGGAGGCGGACTGTTCACGAGCGAAGCATGCGGCGGCGACACCATGATCAAAGCCATTCGTGATGCGGAAAGCAATCCGAAGGTGGTCGCGATCGTGCTGCGGATCGATAGCCCTGGCGGAAGCGCCCTGGCCAGCGATCTCGTGTGGCGCGAGGTGGTCACTTGCAAGAAACCGATCGTGGCAAGCATGGGGGATGTGGCCGCGAGCGGCGGCTACTATATCGCGATGGGCGCCAAAAAGATCATCGCCGAGCCGGGCACGATCACCGGCTCGATCGGCGTCGTCGGCGGCAAAGTCGCTTTGAAAGGATTGATGGACAAGGTGGGCATTACGACATCGGTCGTGAGCCGCGGCAAGAATAGCGGCTGGCAATCGGAAATCGACCCGTTCACGCCGTCGGAGCGCGAAGCTTGGTCGAAATCGATGGACGACATGTATCGGCAATTCACCACCAAGGCCGCCAAGGGGCGCAAGATCGATTTGAAGCATCTGCAAGACGATCTGGCCGGCGGCCGTGTGTTCACCGGCCGGGTGGCGGTCGGAAAAAAACTGGTCGACAGTGTCGGCACACTCGACGACGCCTTGGCGGCCGCCAAATCGCTTGCCGGGTTGAAGCCCGACGAAGCGGTGGATCGCCTGAATTTGCCGAAGCCCAAAACGCTCTTGGAATCGCTGTTTGGCGATTCGCAAGAAGACGACGAATTCATCCCGCCCCGATTGCAAAGCCGGCTGGGAAAACAACTCGGTTCCCTGGGCCGCACGTATGGCGAAGCGGAACAGTTCACACGGCTGTTCAATCGTCCGGCGGTGCTGGTGCTGCCGTATCGGTTGGAAATCAAGTAAGGACGCTTCGCAGGAACTATGCCGAAGAACGAGGCCCG includes:
- a CDS encoding TIGR01212 family radical SAM protein (This family includes YhcC from E. coli K-12, an uncharacterized radical SAM protein.); its protein translation is MSISVQNDSDWRAAGLRYYAYNYFLRRRFGCRVHKVSLDAGLTCPNVDGTVARGGCTFCDNRSFSPSRRLPRQTIEGQLEEGMRRVGRWFGVEKFLAYFQPATNTYAPVARLRSLYESAIAHPQVVGMAIGTRPDCVPDEVLELLTEISSRTYLSVEYGMQTIHDRSLDWMNRGHHHDAFLEAMARSRGRGFEICVHVILGLPGESHADMLATARELARLRPDSVKIHNLYAVKNTPLAEQVARGEVQLIERAEYIQALVDFLELLPPDCVVERISGDAPPDYFIGPAWCLDKPAVRMAVDAELSRRDTWQGKLWQAAG
- the sppA gene encoding signal peptide peptidase SppA; amino-acid sequence: MRRPHGSLEIGLRAFGVFGTALLATGLLLVAGARTAKADDAKPDEAKDSKAAKPVQLAVIELSGSYPEGAGEAGLFGEVSENLNRIIERIDQAGKDEKISGLILEFRDLELGRGKAHEMRAAIARVRKSGKKVYADLRSGEASDYLLASACDEIVMPESGTLAVAGVRAEVTFFKDLLDKLGIQAEILQKGAYKGTGEIFTRSGMSREFREDIDSLVDDFYTQLIDTIASDRKLDRGRVKDLVDQGIFSATDAKAAGLIDRVAYRDQLIDELKKSMQASEIKLVENYGKKKLDEDFSGFNGFLKLMQMLTGNEPSQTSGKNPKIAVIYAVGEIVDGKGGGGLFTSEACGGDTMIKAIRDAESNPKVVAIVLRIDSPGGSALASDLVWREVVTCKKPIVASMGDVAASGGYYIAMGAKKIIAEPGTITGSIGVVGGKVALKGLMDKVGITTSVVSRGKNSGWQSEIDPFTPSEREAWSKSMDDMYRQFTTKAAKGRKIDLKHLQDDLAGGRVFTGRVAVGKKLVDSVGTLDDALAAAKSLAGLKPDEAVDRLNLPKPKTLLESLFGDSQEDDEFIPPRLQSRLGKQLGSLGRTYGEAEQFTRLFNRPAVLVLPYRLEIK
- the rsgA gene encoding ribosome small subunit-dependent GTPase A, whose translation is MAKKQKKIRADFRKNRSVRTRPSDLTRRFDADEEKTLDAASQERISGKGDLTRKRTVVGEVGEEKGGFAVQPAVDEAVCHRGRVLSVHGLTSTVQSDDGRLHQCATRRLLKTLSTDQRHVVVAGDRVAFRIDRSGDGIIERVEPRHGVLARSSRGRQHILVANVDQILIISSAAEPRLKPHLIDRFLITAEQNRIRPVLCINKVDLVDRADLQPLVGVYSRMGYRVLLVSAATGFGVDRLQALVGGRASVVVGQSGVGKSSLLNAIQPQLHLRVAAVSAESQKGRHTTTTSELIPLSPGSYVIDTPGIRQFQLWDVVPEEIGGWMRDLRPYVSRCKFPNCTHTHEAGCAVKDAVADGRLDTRRYESYCQLFAGDDA
- a CDS encoding FHA domain-containing protein produces the protein MFGELQPIGGGDSIPLMKRTLLVGRRESCDIVLRFANVSAHHCQLNVNGGYWYIKDMKSRNGVKVNGTRITEKRLDPGDELSVAKHSYIINYSPMELGAIGPPPVENLPNDILSKSLLERAGLSHKPLPRPERKPPRPTDDRKRYNISSDGIQQIKDPNRPV